One genomic window of Cydia pomonella isolate Wapato2018A chromosome 6, ilCydPomo1, whole genome shotgun sequence includes the following:
- the LOC133518762 gene encoding lipase 3-like: MLWRALVVAVVVASVCAFPRSGHITSSDVINQIVSEGYPAELHQVTTADGYILAVHRIPYGKAGPSEGRRPVVFVMHGLLGASSNFIFLGKESGIAYNLADAGYDVWMGNARGNIFSRQHVSLNPDDSQQKYDFFDFSWEEIAMIDVPTMVDYALAVSGEKTLHYVGHSQGGTSFLVLNSMKPEYNEKFVSAHLLAGVGYMNNFPNSELRIAAQITSVIYSMARTMGLVEIRSLDDIFGNLGGRSGHSRTDYCFGDIAYKEYCNMLGLNKILGDSDMEGLGIGGASLKQFAHYGQNIKDKTFRRWDYGVLSNRQVYGVFNPPAYDLSRIAVPVTMHYTVSDELLDEQDVLAMVRDLPKAEARKVARETFSHVDFVQAADVKELVTNYMIYRLNRVERTLAGLE; the protein is encoded by the exons ATGTTGTGGCGTGCTCTGGTCGTTGCGGTGGTAGTGGCGTCAGTGTGTGCGTTCCCGCGAAGCGGTCATATAACGTCCTCTGATGTT ATCAACCAAATAGTCTCCGAGGGTTACCCCGCGGAGTTGCACCAAGTGACCACAGCTGATGGCTACATCCTAGCCGTGCACCGTATACCCTATGGGAAGGCCGGACCCTCTGAAGGACGGAGGCCCGTTGTCTTTGTGATGCATGGCCTCTTGGGTGCATCGAGTAACTTCATTTTCTTGGGAAAAGAGAGTGGAATAG CTTATAACCTGGCCGATGCCGGGTACGACGTGTGGATGGGCAACGCTCGTGGCAACATCTTCTCGCGCCAGCACGTATCCCTCAACCCCGATGATAGCCAGCAAAAGTACGACTTCTTCGACTTCAGCTGGGAAGAGATCGCGATGATCGACGTACCGACCATGGTCGACTACGCTTTGGCAGTCTCTGGGGAAAAAACTTTACACTATGTTGGCCACTCTCAGGGAGGCACTTCGTTCTTGGTGCTGAACTCTATGAAGCCCGAATATAATGAAAAGTTTGTGTCGGCTCATCTATTGGCTGGTGTGGGATATATGAACAACTTCCCTAACAGCGAACTGAGGATAGCGGCGCAGATAACTTCAGTTATTTAT TCTATGGCAAGAACCATGGGTCTGGTAGAAATAAGGTCACTGGATGACATATTTGGAAACTTGGGCGGTCGATCAGGACACTCTCGCACTGACTACTGCTTTGGTGATATCGCTTACAAGGAGTATTGCAACATGCTTGGACTTAACAAAATTCTG GGTGACAGTGACATGGAAGGCCTAGGCATAGGAGGAGCCTCTCTCAAGCAGTTCGCTCACTACGGTCAGAATATCAAGGATAAGACCTTCAGGCGTTGGGACTACGGTGTCCTCTCCAACCGCCAGGTCTACGGTGTGTTCAACCCTCCTGCGTACGACCTTAGCCGCATCGCTGTTCCCGTCACCATGCACTATACCGTCAGCGACGAGTTGCTAGATGAGCAGGATGTTCTTGCGATGGTCCGTGATCTACCCAAAGCAGAAGCTAGGAAAGTAGCAAGAGAAACCTTCTCCCATGTGGATTTCGTCCAAGCTGCTGATGTGAAGGAGCTCGTAACGAACTATATGATCTATAGGCTTAACCGAGTCGAACGCACGTTGGCGGGGTTGGaatga